Proteins from one Candidatus Sulfotelmatobacter sp. genomic window:
- the aroC gene encoding chorismate synthase produces the protein MSLRYLTAGESHGPMLIGILDGMPSGLRIDAATLHAQAKRRKLGYGRGNRQNIETDEIRIVGGVRRGKTLGAPIALVLENRDHVRWAEIMRVDEPDDDAPAARAVFIPRPGHADRVGGIKYELDDMRDVLERASARETAMRVALGTLARTFLGALGVSLHSRVVRIGRAVDETPWREVTPDEVDASPVRALDDAAAAAMIQEIEHAKAAGDSLGGVFEVVARDVPIALGSYAQWDRRLEGEVAKAFMSLNAIKGVEIGLGFGAAARRGSEAHDAYEPDPHTRTRYRTNRAGGIEGGMTTGQPIVVRVGMKPIATLMNPLDSVDLRTGEATKAYIERSDVCAVPAAAVIGESLLALVLADAVLTKFGGDSLAEVVERVRGWETTVRAR, from the coding sequence ATGAGCTTGCGCTACCTCACGGCGGGCGAGTCGCACGGTCCGATGCTGATCGGCATCCTCGACGGGATGCCCAGCGGGCTGCGGATCGACGCCGCGACGCTGCACGCGCAGGCCAAGCGCCGCAAGCTGGGCTACGGACGCGGCAACCGCCAGAACATCGAGACCGACGAGATCCGCATCGTCGGCGGCGTGCGGCGCGGCAAGACGCTCGGGGCCCCGATCGCGCTGGTGCTCGAGAACCGCGACCACGTGCGCTGGGCCGAGATCATGCGCGTCGACGAGCCCGACGACGACGCGCCGGCCGCGCGCGCGGTCTTCATCCCCCGTCCCGGTCACGCCGACCGCGTCGGCGGCATCAAGTACGAGCTGGACGACATGCGCGACGTGCTCGAACGCGCCAGCGCGCGCGAGACCGCGATGCGCGTCGCGCTCGGCACGCTCGCGCGCACGTTCCTAGGCGCGCTGGGCGTCTCGCTGCACAGCCGCGTCGTGCGCATCGGCCGCGCCGTCGACGAGACGCCGTGGCGCGAGGTCACGCCCGACGAGGTCGACGCCTCGCCGGTGCGCGCGCTGGACGACGCCGCCGCCGCCGCGATGATCCAGGAGATCGAGCACGCCAAGGCCGCCGGCGACTCGCTCGGCGGCGTGTTCGAGGTCGTCGCGCGCGACGTGCCGATCGCGCTGGGCTCCTACGCGCAGTGGGACCGCCGGCTCGAAGGCGAGGTCGCCAAGGCCTTCATGTCGCTCAACGCGATCAAGGGTGTCGAGATCGGGCTGGGCTTCGGCGCGGCGGCGCGGCGCGGCTCGGAAGCGCACGACGCCTACGAGCCCGACCCGCATACGCGCACGCGCTATCGCACCAATCGCGCCGGCGGGATCGAAGGCGGGATGACGACCGGGCAGCCGATCGTCGTGCGCGTCGGGATGAAGCCGATCGCGACGTTGATGAATCCGCTCGACTCGGTCGACCTGCGCACCGGCGAGGCGACCAAAGCGTACATCGAGCGCAGCGACGTGTGCGCCGTACCGGCGGCGGCGGTGATCGGCGAGTCGCTCTTGGCGCTGGTGCTGGCCGACGCCGTGCTGACCAAGTTCGGCGGCGACTCGCTGGCGGAAGTCGTGGAGCGCGTGCGCGGCTGGGAGACGACGGTTCGTGCCCGCTAA